One Phycisphaerae bacterium RAS2 DNA window includes the following coding sequences:
- the fhuC gene encoding Iron(3+)-hydroxamate import ATP-binding protein FhuC, giving the protein MTDAAAPILTLDRVTFGFPRRPDFLKPVTLSVARGDLWAVIGPNGAGKSTLLRLMGGLARPTGGIVRVESEDLCNLPARQRARRIALLPQHLPRDLGLTAREIVLMGRFPHRSFGLFDRPADHAVVEDVMTLTHTHAFADRSIDTLSGGEAQRVHVAAALAQQPDLLLLDEPAAALDLNHQLQLLEILRELTLRRRLAVVVVTHDLNFAWRAASRVLLLHEGRPVACGAPREVLRPETLESVYDVRLDRAAAPRAEGEWLVVAGPRQADGGPT; this is encoded by the coding sequence TTGACTGACGCCGCCGCGCCCATCCTCACGCTGGATCGCGTCACCTTCGGCTTCCCCCGACGGCCGGACTTCCTCAAGCCCGTCACGCTGTCGGTGGCGCGCGGCGACCTCTGGGCCGTCATCGGACCTAACGGCGCGGGCAAGTCCACGTTGCTGCGACTCATGGGCGGCCTGGCCCGGCCGACCGGAGGCATCGTGCGCGTCGAATCGGAAGACCTCTGCAACCTGCCCGCGCGGCAGCGCGCCCGGCGCATCGCCCTGCTGCCGCAGCACCTGCCGCGCGATCTGGGTCTGACCGCGCGCGAAATCGTGCTCATGGGCCGCTTCCCGCATCGCAGCTTCGGGCTCTTCGACCGGCCCGCCGATCACGCCGTTGTCGAAGATGTCATGACTTTGACACACACGCACGCCTTCGCCGACCGCTCCATCGACACACTCTCCGGCGGCGAGGCCCAGCGCGTCCACGTCGCCGCCGCCCTCGCCCAGCAACCCGATCTGCTGCTGCTCGACGAACCGGCCGCCGCGCTCGACCTGAACCACCAGCTCCAGCTTCTCGAAATCCTTCGCGAACTGACGCTTCGCCGCAGACTCGCCGTTGTCGTCGTCACGCACGATCTCAACTTCGCCTGGCGCGCCGCGTCGCGCGTCCTGCTCCTCCACGAAGGCCGACCCGTCGCCTGCGGCGCGCCCCGCGAGGTGTTGCGCCCCGAAACGCTTGAATCCGTTTACGACGTGCGACTGGATCGTGCCGCGGCGCCCCGCGCCGAGGGCGAGTGGCTTGTCGTCGCCGGACCACGCCAAGCCGACGGAGGGCCGACATGA
- the hmuU gene encoding Hemin transport system permease protein HmuU, whose amino-acid sequence MTTVTPFRYWMTLFCGAAVLGAVLLLAPGIGSQTSIGPVEAWRAWQSPDANPLAYQIAFSLRLPRTLLAVQVGITLALCGAVFQTLFRNPLATPYTLGISSGGSLGALLAIKLGFEVSLLGISSISLAAFLGAMTIVGVVFLVTRGARRFTTNELLLSGVTLGLFCSAMMMLVTYFSNARQTFEIVRWMMGSLDTVGHFENTTSLPLTVPAWIVLIAAARSLNQYLLGDELARTRGVNIDRLRFFCIVFASLATAAVVAICGPIGFVGLVVPQIIALITGRDCRILFPMSALAGGVFLAVCDWISQLAMTWVGWASNRDLSGVILPVGVVTAVVGVPIFLVLLHRRIV is encoded by the coding sequence ATGACGACTGTCACGCCCTTCCGCTATTGGATGACGCTTTTCTGCGGCGCGGCCGTTCTCGGCGCGGTGCTGCTCCTCGCGCCGGGCATCGGCAGTCAAACATCCATCGGCCCGGTCGAAGCGTGGCGCGCCTGGCAATCGCCGGATGCGAATCCGCTGGCGTACCAAATCGCGTTTTCGCTTCGACTGCCGCGCACGCTGCTGGCAGTGCAGGTCGGAATTACACTCGCGCTGTGCGGCGCGGTCTTTCAAACTCTCTTTCGCAACCCGCTCGCCACGCCCTACACCCTCGGCATCTCCAGCGGCGGCTCGCTCGGCGCGCTGCTCGCCATCAAGCTCGGTTTCGAGGTCTCGCTCCTGGGAATCTCCAGCATCTCCCTCGCGGCGTTTCTCGGCGCGATGACGATCGTCGGCGTCGTCTTCCTCGTCACGCGCGGCGCCAGGCGGTTCACCACCAACGAACTGCTCCTGTCCGGCGTCACGCTCGGCCTCTTCTGCTCGGCCATGATGATGCTCGTCACCTATTTCTCCAACGCGCGACAAACGTTTGAAATCGTCCGTTGGATGATGGGCTCGCTTGACACGGTCGGCCACTTTGAGAACACCACCAGCCTCCCGCTGACCGTCCCCGCGTGGATCGTCCTCATCGCCGCGGCGCGAAGCCTCAATCAGTACCTGCTCGGCGACGAACTAGCCCGCACGCGCGGCGTCAATATCGACCGATTGCGATTTTTTTGCATCGTCTTCGCCTCCCTTGCCACGGCCGCCGTCGTCGCTATCTGTGGTCCCATCGGCTTCGTCGGCCTCGTCGTCCCGCAGATCATCGCCCTCATCACCGGTCGAGATTGCCGGATTCTCTTTCCCATGTCGGCGCTGGCCGGCGGCGTCTTCCTCGCCGTCTGCGACTGGATCAGCCAGCTTGCCATGACCTGGGTCGGCTGGGCGTCGAATCGCGACTTGTCCGGCGTGATCCTCCCCGTCGGCGTCGTGACGGCCGTGGTCGGCGTGCCCATCTTCCTCGTCCTGCTGCATCGGCGCATCGTGTAG
- a CDS encoding N-glycosyltransferase: MDDALFILILLYLGGVLWLTYSLFSTIFLLRNQQQIAAAPRNGREWPPMDVLVPVKDEAATIAACLQSVLQQDYRATTTGAQAGGTLPDCATTAANSTNPQTPGAGNSTAPDAPPDGRPRLLVVNDRSTDNTAAAVQAVQDAHAHVQRLDIRELPEGLYGKPHALHSLAPQLRGDVLAFVDSDLHLEPHCLRTLTHHLLQHNLDWVATMGRPEISRFWEKLLVPLLGAITFAWYDPRKISDPKWPNAVGSALMVCRASAYHAIGGHRAVINIYDEDSELIRIAKRAGQRVSFVMVPELFSQRHYGTLKRTIHGITRTLVGGLKSIPRILITINSMFFVSVLPILLLGAVGVAAARGATLPHGGLLAGIAGVHLLVSTALIRVVHRTAGTGGSAVWLHPLGTLMMTYICLRAAVHLLRGARITWRGTSYERSPA, translated from the coding sequence TTGGACGACGCCCTTTTTATCCTGATTCTCCTCTACCTCGGCGGCGTGCTGTGGCTCACCTACAGCCTCTTCAGCACGATCTTCCTACTTCGCAACCAGCAGCAGATCGCCGCCGCACCGCGCAACGGGCGCGAATGGCCACCCATGGATGTGCTCGTCCCCGTCAAGGATGAAGCCGCCACCATCGCCGCGTGCCTTCAATCCGTCCTTCAGCAGGACTATCGCGCCACCACCACCGGCGCGCAAGCCGGTGGCACACTTCCCGACTGCGCGACAACCGCCGCGAACAGCACCAACCCGCAAACCCCCGGAGCAGGCAACTCCACAGCGCCCGATGCCCCTCCCGACGGCCGGCCGCGCCTGCTCGTCGTGAACGATCGCTCGACCGACAACACCGCCGCCGCCGTACAGGCTGTGCAGGACGCGCACGCGCACGTCCAGCGGCTGGACATTCGCGAATTGCCCGAGGGGCTGTACGGCAAGCCGCACGCGCTGCACTCGCTTGCGCCGCAGCTTCGCGGCGACGTGCTGGCGTTTGTTGACAGCGATCTGCATCTTGAGCCGCACTGCCTGCGCACGCTGACGCATCACCTGCTGCAACACAATCTCGACTGGGTCGCCACGATGGGCCGCCCGGAGATTTCGCGCTTCTGGGAGAAGCTCCTCGTGCCGCTGCTCGGCGCGATCACCTTCGCCTGGTACGACCCCCGCAAGATCAGCGATCCGAAATGGCCCAATGCCGTCGGTTCGGCACTCATGGTCTGCCGCGCGTCGGCCTACCACGCCATCGGCGGCCACCGCGCCGTCATCAACATCTACGACGAAGACAGCGAGCTGATCCGCATCGCCAAGCGCGCCGGCCAGCGCGTCAGCTTTGTCATGGTGCCCGAACTGTTCAGCCAGCGGCACTACGGCACGCTGAAGCGCACGATTCACGGCATCACGCGAACGCTCGTGGGCGGCTTGAAGTCCATCCCGCGCATTCTCATCACCATCAATTCCATGTTCTTCGTCTCGGTGCTGCCGATTCTCCTGCTGGGGGCGGTCGGCGTCGCCGCGGCGCGCGGGGCGACTCTCCCTCATGGCGGCCTGCTCGCGGGTATCGCCGGCGTGCACCTGCTCGTCTCCACCGCGCTCATTCGCGTCGTTCATCGCACGGCCGGCACCGGCGGCTCGGCCGTGTGGCTGCACCCGCTGGGAACCCTGATGATGACCTACATTTGTCTGCGAGCAGCCGTGCATCTCCTGCGCGGCGCGCGCATCACCTGGCGAGGGACCTCCTACGAACGCAGCCCTGCTTGA
- the btuF gene encoding Vitamin B12-binding protein precursor has translation MLRAAAFLLPALALACDRSSTVAPPASQAAGVAGSTSQPASDPLRYRRIISISPDATEMIGALGAADRLIAVSSFCIDPPRVKELPRIGGLFDINLELVLRLQPDLIVLRGENRAVQELCARNRIRIYRDRTNTFDDIFRTLDELGELLQAGNRVHQLADTMRDRLTRIETAVAPLPRPRVFITLSRNPDTLAAVMTAGQNTFVDEIIRRAGGVNVFADASLDYPQVSPEAVLAARPDVIIECMPEATLTDALREKVRNAWKPLAQVPAVASGRLYLLDLPHALIPSHRVVDTVAAVARLLHPEAKLD, from the coding sequence ATGCTGCGGGCCGCAGCCTTTCTGTTGCCGGCCCTGGCTCTGGCGTGCGATCGTTCGTCCACCGTCGCGCCGCCGGCATCCCAAGCAGCAGGAGTCGCCGGTTCCACATCGCAGCCCGCATCCGATCCACTTCGTTATCGCCGCATCATTTCCATTTCACCCGACGCCACGGAAATGATCGGCGCGCTGGGCGCGGCCGACCGCCTCATCGCCGTCAGTTCGTTCTGCATTGACCCACCCCGCGTGAAAGAGCTTCCGCGAATCGGCGGACTGTTCGACATCAACCTCGAACTCGTGCTGCGGCTGCAGCCCGACCTGATCGTGCTGCGCGGCGAGAATCGCGCCGTGCAGGAGCTTTGTGCACGCAATCGCATCCGAATCTATCGGGACCGAACAAATACATTTGACGATATTTTTCGCACGCTCGACGAACTGGGCGAACTGCTCCAGGCAGGAAACCGAGTCCACCAGCTTGCCGACACGATGCGCGACCGGCTCACGCGGATCGAGACTGCCGTCGCCCCGTTGCCGCGCCCGCGCGTGTTCATCACGCTCTCGCGCAACCCCGACACGCTCGCCGCGGTTATGACCGCCGGGCAAAACACCTTTGTCGACGAAATCATCCGTCGCGCCGGCGGCGTCAACGTTTTCGCCGATGCTTCGCTCGATTACCCGCAGGTCAGCCCGGAAGCCGTCCTCGCCGCCCGGCCCGACGTAATCATCGAGTGCATGCCGGAGGCGACGCTCACTGACGCCTTGCGCGAAAAAGTAAGGAACGCATGGAAGCCGCTGGCCCAGGTGCCCGCCGTCGCATCAGGCCGACTCTATCTGCTCGATCTGCCGCACGCGCTGATCCCCTCGCACCGCGTCGTCGATACCGTCGCCGCTGTCGCGCGCCTTCTGCACCCGGAGGCGAAACTTGACTGA
- the resA_1 gene encoding Thiol-disulfide oxidoreductase ResA, translating into MAQRKHFGLMALTGVAAIAVAGVGLLMAGPRDSKSKKSEQASAAALKIGDKAPEFTLKDTDGKEHKLSDYTKQGKIVVLEWFNSGCPFIKLHHEKQTTVADLYKDFKDKDVVFIAINSTNSGHPDFGKDADAKTKWKMEFAILGDSDGKVGHAYGAKTTPHMFVIDKNGTLAYQGAMDNDPRMEKKGAEKVNYVRAALNDLTAGKKVATPEVKPYGCSVKY; encoded by the coding sequence ATGGCACAGCGAAAACACTTCGGACTGATGGCACTCACGGGCGTTGCGGCGATCGCCGTGGCGGGCGTCGGCCTGCTCATGGCCGGCCCGCGCGACAGCAAGAGCAAGAAGAGCGAGCAGGCGTCGGCGGCCGCGCTCAAGATCGGCGACAAAGCGCCGGAGTTCACCCTGAAAGACACCGACGGCAAGGAGCACAAACTTAGCGACTACACCAAGCAGGGCAAGATTGTTGTGCTCGAGTGGTTCAACTCCGGCTGCCCCTTCATCAAGCTGCACCACGAAAAGCAGACAACCGTCGCCGATCTGTACAAGGACTTCAAGGACAAGGACGTCGTCTTCATCGCCATCAATTCCACCAACTCCGGCCATCCGGATTTCGGCAAGGACGCCGACGCCAAGACCAAGTGGAAGATGGAGTTCGCGATTCTGGGGGATTCCGACGGCAAGGTCGGCCATGCCTACGGCGCGAAGACGACGCCGCACATGTTCGTGATCGACAAGAACGGCACGCTGGCGTACCAGGGCGCGATGGACAACGACCCGCGCATGGAGAAGAAGGGCGCCGAGAAGGTGAACTACGTCCGCGCGGCGCTGAACGATCTGACCGCCGGCAAGAAGGTCGCCACGCCGGAGGTCAAGCCCTACGGCTGCAGCGTGAAGTACTGA
- the purQ gene encoding Phosphoribosylformylglycinamidine synthase, whose translation MAAVRVLVLRAPGTNCDEETAHAWRLAGGEPTVIHVNRLIERPGLLEEHQLLTIPGGFSYGDDIASGRIFANQLRQNVGDELARFVDRGGLVLGICNGFQVLVSLGLIPGRKSDAPFTLTLGDRGRYEDRWVRCRVDTDACPMLERGETMVLPVANAEGRVWSTMEEAERARPAFQQHLAMRYVGEAGDNGAGAESSSFGMGPANPNGSIENAAGLIDTTGRVLGLMPHPERNVDKSQLPDWIAGGNTESDGLRIFRRGVAAFR comes from the coding sequence ATGGCTGCTGTTCGTGTGCTGGTACTGCGGGCGCCGGGGACGAATTGCGACGAAGAGACCGCGCACGCATGGCGGTTGGCCGGCGGCGAGCCGACGGTCATTCACGTCAATCGTCTGATTGAACGGCCGGGCCTGCTTGAAGAACATCAACTGCTGACGATCCCCGGCGGGTTCTCGTACGGCGACGACATCGCCAGCGGTCGAATCTTTGCGAATCAATTGCGACAGAATGTCGGGGACGAGCTGGCGCGATTCGTCGATCGCGGTGGACTGGTCCTGGGAATCTGCAATGGGTTTCAGGTGCTTGTCAGCCTCGGCTTGATACCGGGGCGGAAGTCCGATGCTCCCTTTACGCTGACGCTCGGCGATCGGGGGCGCTACGAAGACCGATGGGTGCGATGCCGGGTCGATACCGACGCCTGCCCGATGCTGGAGCGAGGCGAGACAATGGTCCTTCCCGTGGCCAATGCCGAGGGGCGTGTGTGGTCGACCATGGAGGAGGCGGAGCGGGCGCGGCCGGCGTTTCAGCAGCACTTGGCGATGCGCTACGTCGGAGAGGCCGGCGACAACGGCGCGGGAGCCGAATCGAGCAGCTTCGGCATGGGGCCGGCCAACCCCAATGGCAGTATTGAAAACGCGGCCGGGCTGATCGACACGACCGGCCGGGTGCTCGGGCTGATGCCGCACCCCGAGCGGAATGTGGATAAGTCGCAATTGCCCGACTGGATCGCGGGTGGCAATACTGAAAGCGACGGTCTGCGGATCTTTCGCCGAGGCGTGGCGGCGTTTCGATAG
- a CDS encoding corrinoid ABC transporter substrate-binding protein, producing the protein MRIVSLLPSATEIVCALGLGDQLVGVTHECDYPPAVRSLPKVTHTLIPTDAASCDIDEMVRAQLNTERTLYRLDLPALERLQPDLIVTQTLCDVCAVAESDVTAAVCRLPGRPTVINLEPTRLEDVFESMHTVGAAAGIANRAKEVVTELRARVAAVAGRAQRLAHRPRVVLVEWIDPPFSSGHWSPELVELAGGREMIGRAGDRSRRVEWEEVVRADPEVLVVACCGFDAARTMQDLPILRGYSGYEGLSCVRAGRVHVVDGNAYFSRPGPRLVESVEILAELIHPAGELTNAAMASVRRVAGSQ; encoded by the coding sequence ATGCGAATTGTCTCACTCTTACCGAGCGCGACGGAGATCGTGTGCGCCCTGGGGCTGGGCGACCAGCTCGTCGGCGTGACACACGAGTGCGATTACCCGCCGGCGGTGCGCAGTTTGCCGAAGGTGACGCACACGCTGATCCCGACCGACGCGGCGAGTTGCGACATCGACGAAATGGTCCGTGCGCAGCTCAACACCGAGCGCACCCTGTACAGACTCGATCTGCCGGCGCTGGAGCGACTGCAGCCCGACCTGATCGTCACGCAAACGCTGTGCGATGTCTGCGCCGTGGCGGAGTCAGATGTGACGGCTGCGGTGTGCAGGTTGCCCGGTCGGCCGACGGTGATCAACCTCGAACCGACTCGACTGGAAGATGTATTCGAGAGCATGCACACCGTCGGGGCGGCGGCAGGAATTGCGAATCGCGCGAAGGAAGTGGTCACCGAATTGCGGGCGCGTGTGGCGGCGGTCGCAGGACGAGCGCAACGCCTCGCGCATCGTCCGCGAGTCGTGCTGGTGGAGTGGATCGATCCGCCGTTTTCGAGCGGGCATTGGTCGCCGGAATTGGTGGAGTTGGCGGGCGGACGAGAGATGATCGGCCGTGCGGGTGATCGCTCGCGCCGGGTGGAATGGGAAGAGGTCGTGCGCGCGGATCCGGAGGTGCTCGTCGTGGCATGCTGTGGTTTTGATGCGGCGCGCACGATGCAGGACTTGCCGATCCTGCGGGGCTATTCGGGATACGAGGGGCTTTCATGCGTCCGTGCGGGCCGGGTGCATGTGGTCGATGGCAATGCCTATTTCAGCCGCCCGGGGCCGAGACTGGTGGAGAGTGTGGAGATTCTCGCCGAGTTGATCCATCCGGCTGGAGAACTCACGAACGCCGCGATGGCGTCGGTGCGCCGCGTCGCAGGGTCGCAGTGA
- a CDS encoding Tyrosine phosphatase family protein — MVGAFSWVGYQLSARYPRRLATVREGVLYRSAQPKPRHLETLVEDFGIKTLFIVRDVGGESVQNEIAEARRIGLRVIEAPVVSRQPVPPERIREFFDCLNDPANLPVLVHCSAGRHRTGVLCAAYRMERDGWSNDRAVEELLSFGFDVEPHRLLLDQVRAYRPRGSAAVSSARANEDPGN, encoded by the coding sequence ATGGTCGGCGCGTTTTCGTGGGTGGGGTATCAGCTTTCGGCGCGCTATCCGCGGCGACTGGCAACCGTGCGCGAGGGCGTGCTCTACCGTTCCGCCCAGCCCAAGCCGCGGCACTTGGAGACACTTGTCGAGGACTTCGGCATCAAGACGCTCTTCATCGTGCGCGATGTCGGCGGCGAAAGCGTTCAGAACGAAATCGCCGAAGCTCGCCGGATCGGCCTCCGCGTCATTGAGGCGCCCGTCGTCAGCCGCCAGCCCGTCCCGCCCGAACGCATCCGAGAGTTCTTCGACTGCCTGAATGATCCGGCCAATCTTCCTGTCCTGGTCCATTGCTCGGCCGGCCGGCACCGCACCGGTGTCCTCTGCGCCGCCTATCGCATGGAGCGCGACGGCTGGTCGAACGACCGCGCCGTCGAAGAACTGCTCTCATTCGGGTTCGACGTCGAGCCGCATCGGCTGCTTCTGGACCAGGTCCGCGCCTATCGCCCGCGCGGTTCAGCCGCGGTTTCCAGCGCTCGTGCGAACGAGGATCCGGGCAACTGA
- a CDS encoding hypothetical protein (Lipid A Biosynthesis N-terminal domain), which produces MPTSLTYACASLLLAARPDADAVATDDGSDPWLLVGMVAQALITVTFVWQWWESNRRGRFWLPPFAAAVALLATAAVLVYALQRGDPVFIFGEAVYLVIALRMYYLAVQFKRRVEHAQWPGFPRVSPEVAEQRHVESSATLSGEIDADRK; this is translated from the coding sequence ATGCCGACTTCGCTCACCTACGCCTGTGCCTCGCTCCTGCTCGCCGCCCGGCCCGACGCCGACGCGGTGGCCACCGATGACGGAAGCGATCCCTGGCTGCTTGTCGGAATGGTCGCGCAGGCCCTCATCACGGTGACATTTGTCTGGCAATGGTGGGAATCCAACCGCCGCGGCCGATTCTGGCTGCCGCCCTTCGCCGCCGCGGTCGCCCTGCTCGCCACCGCCGCCGTTCTGGTCTACGCCCTGCAGCGCGGTGACCCGGTCTTCATCTTCGGCGAAGCTGTCTACCTCGTCATTGCCTTGCGAATGTACTACCTCGCCGTGCAGTTCAAGCGCCGCGTCGAACACGCCCAATGGCCCGGCTTTCCTCGTGTCTCGCCCGAAGTCGCCGAACAACGCCACGTCGAATCCTCCGCCACGCTCTCCGGGGAAATCGACGCGGATCGGAAGTAA
- a CDS encoding putative acetyl-CoA acyltransferase gives MTRSVIVEARRSPMGKFLGTLSPLSATEIGAQVAKATLEAIKCPVDSVDWALIGQVLQAGAGQNPARQVALKAGLPETITAVTVNQVCGSGMRAAMNADNNIRLGEATTILTGGIESMSNAPYYVRGTRTGAVKFGHMTMEDGMVSDGLTCPFEKWGMGNAAEHTARKYGVSRDDQDAFSLESHRRAAAARAAGHFKRTIAAIEVPGRKGPTVLSEDESIRPDVTLDDLKKLKPAFEKDGTITAGNSSQLTDGAAMALITSEAEASKRGWPVRARIVAHTTFGVAPKELFIAPVGAVRGAVEKAGWKMKDVDLFEINEAFAAQMLACMRQLEIPHEKVNVLGGAIALGHPIGCSGTRVIVTLINALEVLGRKRGVASLCLGGGNAVAMAIEVP, from the coding sequence ATGACACGCAGCGTGATTGTCGAAGCACGGCGCAGCCCGATGGGCAAGTTTCTGGGGACGCTAAGCCCGTTGAGCGCGACGGAGATCGGGGCGCAGGTGGCGAAGGCGACGCTTGAGGCGATCAAGTGTCCGGTCGATTCGGTGGACTGGGCATTGATCGGGCAGGTGCTTCAGGCGGGCGCGGGGCAGAACCCGGCGCGACAAGTCGCGCTGAAGGCCGGCCTGCCGGAGACGATCACGGCGGTGACGGTGAATCAGGTCTGCGGATCGGGCATGCGCGCGGCGATGAACGCCGACAACAACATCCGACTCGGCGAAGCCACGACGATCCTAACCGGTGGCATCGAAAGCATGTCGAACGCGCCGTATTACGTGCGCGGCACACGGACCGGCGCGGTGAAGTTCGGGCACATGACGATGGAAGACGGCATGGTGTCCGACGGCCTGACCTGCCCGTTTGAGAAGTGGGGCATGGGCAATGCGGCCGAGCACACAGCGCGGAAGTATGGCGTCAGTCGTGACGACCAGGACGCATTTTCGCTGGAGAGTCATCGCCGCGCGGCGGCGGCGCGGGCTGCGGGGCACTTCAAACGGACGATCGCCGCGATCGAAGTGCCGGGTCGCAAGGGGCCGACGGTGCTGTCGGAAGATGAGTCGATCCGTCCCGACGTGACGCTGGACGACCTCAAGAAGCTCAAGCCCGCATTCGAGAAAGACGGCACGATCACGGCGGGCAATTCGTCGCAACTGACCGACGGGGCGGCCATGGCGCTGATCACGTCGGAGGCCGAGGCGAGCAAGCGAGGCTGGCCTGTGCGGGCGCGAATCGTCGCGCACACGACGTTCGGCGTGGCGCCGAAGGAGCTGTTCATCGCGCCGGTGGGGGCTGTTCGCGGGGCGGTGGAGAAGGCCGGCTGGAAGATGAAGGATGTGGACCTGTTCGAGATCAATGAGGCATTTGCCGCGCAGATGCTGGCGTGCATGCGTCAGTTGGAGATTCCGCACGAGAAGGTGAACGTGCTGGGCGGGGCGATCGCGCTGGGGCACCCGATCGGATGCAGCGGAACGCGCGTGATCGTGACGCTGATCAACGCGCTGGAAGTGCTGGGGCGCAAGCGCGGCGTGGCGTCGCTATGCCTGGGCGGTGGGAACGCCGTGGCGATGGCCATCGAGGTGCCGTAA